The genomic DNA AAAAAGAGTTTatcaaatgatataaaattaGAGGTTTAAAGATAACCACTAAAGGaataacaatgataaatataCTATAAATGTTGTAAATTATTAGAAAGGATGTATAATCGGAAAAATGTAAAGGAAACACTAGGGCATCAAATCCAGTTTTCAGAAGTAGCAACAGTTGATAATGCCAATATTCTTGCCCCAACCTATTCTACGTTCAAGATTTTGGCTTCTTCTTTGTGTGGACCTTCCCCCTGTCTGAGCTAGATCATGCAGTCTTCCCAGAAATACTATGAGCTACCTGATAGGCTTTTAGGAGATCTGCTTTTTACTTAAATTCACCAGAGTTTATTTATGCTGCTTTTGATAAATAACTATCTCATTCAGAAATTGGTATCCAGAGTGATGATACCTTTAACGGACCCCAGGGAAATGCGAGATTTGGTTATCTAGGCTGGTTGGGATTGAAGGCAGGGGAAATCCACGTGGCATTAAGGAAGGGGGCTCTGGCATTCCTTGGCATGCAGTGGCAGATAACTGCTTTAATGATCATCTGTGCTTATCTGGATGAAGTCAACACTGAAAACAAGGCTTTGGGTAGTTGAATATCCACCCCAACCAAAGAGTACAAAGGACGTGAGGGACTGCTTCCTCACGGGGGTGGCTGCTTCCAATGGGGCTGGTCAGCACAAAGAGAAAGAATGGCAAGTTCAAATTCCTAAATTCTCTGCTCAAGACATAGACCGAAACCCGGGGATTCTGTAAAGATAATTATTACCTTGTGCATCCATTGAATTCCTGGCCTAAATTTCCAGTTTGTCATTTGAAACTTTGGTTACAGATCATGAAAGAAGGAGTTGGGGGCTGAGAGTTAGAATGGTAATAATGTGGGAGGATGTGGGAGAATGTGAATACTTTAAAATCCTAATTCCCACTGAGCTTTCTCTGTAAGCTGAAACCAATTCCATTTTCCCCTGAAGAGACTGTATCTACCTTAATTAAAGACCCTGTAGTTACTTCAACTGAGAGTGATACTTTTTAAGGGAAGCCAATTTTCATACCTCCCCACCTCACCCTTCTATTTCCAGACCTAGAATTGTCTTGTGTACTAAACACTTTATGTGCTTTAcaaacattaattcatttaattctctcaacaaccCATGAGATAGTTACTACCACtatcatcctcattttgcagatgaggaaactgaggcacaatgaAATTAAGTGCCTTACCCAAGGCAACTTGGGGACAGTAAGTGGTAGAGATTGTTTCTGAACCCAGGAGAACCTATGCTCTTAATCACTACATtatcctccacccccaccctgagTGAGCTTGTGTCCCCTGATTACAGCTTTGAATATATGGAGGGAGTGATTGAATAGGGGTATCTTCAGGCATTGGAAAAATGAAGAGAGTCAGACATCAGGGGTCTCTTGAATTGTTTATAGATATCATCCTTTATTAAATCCacaaaagaaaggacagaaaggaaaatgaaatctcTATCTCTGGGAAGCTGAGTCatgaattaatttctgttgtgtaaggtTTTGCATACATATGACACCCCTTGAGCCATTCAGATAAATCATGGCCAGAATAGTGCTGGCTCCAAGAATCCCTGGGaaatgaagggagagagggaggatgaAGTGGACAGGCTGATGGGGTGGTAGTGCCACTATCCCGGCTGCCCAGAGTCCAAGACATCCCCATGAGACTTCCCAGGTATTCATACTGTTTTGTGAGGACACTATCTGCTTGGCACACATGATGTCATCCAGAATATGGCGGTTGAACAGTTctaggaggaagagagggatatAGTAATCTGGTGTATTGGGGACAGGGTGACAGTGTATGAAGGGACAAGGGGTTCTGGGTTTCTTGGGGCCTGAATAACTTCAACCACTATATTGCCTGATTTTAGATGACCTTGATTCACTTATTAGCTGGCTATGAATTACATCAACTGCCATGTTGACTGGTTCTGTACAACCTTAACTCATTGACTGATCCTGAGTGATCTTGACTGTCATGTTTGTTGATTATGAATAACCTCAACCACCATATTGGCTGGTCCTGGACAACCTCAGACTCCATGTTGGCCAGTTCCAGATGACTTCAACTGTCATTTTGTGTGGTTATGAATGATCTCAAATGCAATGGCTGTTGGCTGGCTGGAAAGCCACTTCACTGCAAGGTTGGTCAGTCCTGGGGACTCTTCAAACACTATGTTGTCAGGTCTTGGATAACATCAACACCCATTTTTACTAGTTACAAGTGACCTCAGTCTCTATGTTGGCTAGTCCTGTTCAATGTCAGCTACCATGGTGCCTGGTCCTAGATGACATCAACTGCTATGGTGGCTAGACGAGGATGACCTTAACTGCCATTCTGACTAGTTAATGATCTCAACCACTATGTTGACTAGTCCTGGATAACCTCAGCCTTCAAGCTGGCAAGTCCTGGGTGATCTCTTCTGTCACTGTGGCAGGACTTGGACAACTTCAACCTCCACTTGGGCTGGTCCCAAATAACCACAGTCTCCATTTTGGCCTATCTTGGACAACCTCAAACACCATTTTGGCCAACCCTGAACAACTTCTACTGCTATTCAATTTTGTCCTCAACAATACCACACTCTCGTCTGGAAAATTCTCTCCTTTCTGCACAGAGGTACCTTGTTTCTGTTCCTACAGACAGATATCTGCTTCTTCCTTCAGGGCCTGGACAGCCCCAACCCCAAATCAGGACAGTTTCCCCCTCCATTCCACTTGGAGCTAAGTGTATTGTTTCCTGAGTCCTAGAAAATGGCAGTCTCCATTCTAGGTGAGGtttgggagctctgagtcctCCTTACCTAGACAACATCTCAGTGCAGTCTGGGTAAGGATACAGGCTGGTGTCTGTAACAGCCCAGGCAAGTCTGCTCCTTTCCCTATCATTTTTCTGCTTGTTACTCAAGGCTATGGCTTAGACAGTCTTGCCCTCTGCGTGTTGGGGAGTGAGGCCAGGCAGGGCTTCAAGGTGTCCTCAATGCTGCCTCACCATGACACTCCATGTGACAGAGGTTCTGGGTAGGTGTAACACCACTGTCACACCACCAGATGGAGTTCAGCTGGAAAATGCCATATGCACTGCTGCCGTCAGGATTGTGGTCCACGAAGGAGGTGTCAAAGCCACTTTCATAGTGTGCCATGCACAGCACTggagcagggaggggggaggTAGCAGATGGGCATGGGTCTTGGGAATAGGGGAGAGGGTAGGATGAGGGAATGGGGCAGGGAtgggtttgtgtttgtttgtttgcttttttgttttttgggttttttggcggtacgcgggcctctcactgttgtggcctctcccgttgcagagcacaggctccggacgcgcaggctcagcggccatggctcacgggcccagccgctccgcggcatgtgggatcctcccagaccggggcacgaacccgcatcccctgcatcggtaggtggactctcaaccactgcgccaccagggaagcccccagggatgGTTTTCATCTTAGTTGTTGGGGGTGAATTCTTGGTTTGGGGTTGATGTTGGTGATTCTGGTGAGATACCagtaatggtggtggtgatggtatcCATAGTGATAACAGCAGTGATGACAttgatggtagtgatggtggtgtTAGTAGAGATGAGGGTAAACGGTTGTGAAGGCAATGATGATGAAACTAGAGTTAGTTAAAGTACTCATCATAGTCAGAGGGTGACTGAGAGGATCATTCCCTAGCCTGGGAGGTAACAAATGGCAATGGGGGAGGGCTTGGGTCTGAGTGTGGTGGGCGGCTCGTGGCATGGGGTGACGAGTCTCACAGCCTCCAATGGTGTAGCCCTTGAAGCCATTGAGGCCCACCTCCTCCAGCTTCATTGCCAGGTCGCAGCGTTGGAAGATCTTGGCATCCACAGTGGCAGGCATCAGCATGGCCAGGGTCACCACCATAGTGTCCCAGGCCTGCATTATGACATGCATAAGCCCTCCTAACTGACCCATTGCTTCAGACTCACCCTTCAGTGCTCAGAACTAAGGGTATGCTGGAATTTTGGGCTCTGTGAAGATCTAAGTGACAGATTCTGGAACAGAGAAGCCAGAGGGTTGGGCATCTCACCATCTTCCCCTGTGCTAGCTCTGttaaagacagaaacaaagaaaaagaaagatactaATGTATACACAGAGGTGGAAGGAGACAAGGACAGGGAGAAACCCAGAGATATCAGAAAGGGATGCAGGGAGAGAGGGGCTTGGGACACAAAAAGGACAGACAGGTCCCAGGTACTAGACCTCACACTCAGCCCACATTCCCCTACATTCCTTAACACTGTCCCACTCTACTCCCATTAATCATGCTCTACCACTTGGTTACCTCCATTTCCACTCATTCTGCCCCTCATCACCTCCATTTCCCCCACTCTGCTGAGTAGTCAGCTCTGGTCACTACACCATGCCTACTACCACCTCGGATTCCTCATGCTTTATAAAATATGACCACTGTGCTCTCCCCTTTGTTCCACATTACCTCTATTCACCTCCTTCACCTCTCTTCACTTAGTGTGCTCGTTCCACCCTCATTTACTGGAATCTGCCCCATGTTACACCCATTTAATCAGACTCTGCCCCacattacatattacatatacatgTTCACTCTACTGCTTTTTCACCCCCGTTCTCATTCTACGTTTTATTCCCTCATCCACTTACACTGCCTCTTATCCATCTATATTCATTCACACTGGGCCTCGTGTTACTGCAATTCCCTAACCCTCTACTTACTCTTACCCAAGCTCTCTCACATCCTATTCCTTCTTCACCTCCATTCACTCCCACTCAGACTCTCATTTCCTACTTTCACCTTCACTGCCTGACACCGCATCAAATGACTCCCATCCGCTCTCACGTGGCCCATCCTTCACCTTTGTTCATTGACTCTGGGCCTCATTCCCTCCCTCATTCACTCTATTTCTGCCCCTTCTTCACTTCTATTCTCTCAAGCGCTTCTCCCATATTACCTGCATTTCCTGAAACTGTATTACTCCCAAACACTAGCCCAAGTTATCCACACATACTCACTCTACACTTGGTCACCTCCATTCTTTCTCAATCTTCACTGCCTCCCATTATCTCATTCATTTAAAGTCACTCCCAATGTAACCCCTGTTTCCACTCATCACTCTTGTTCTGCTCCCGATTCATTTTGAGTTGCTCCCACTCTGCCTCGCAGTACCCTCGTTCAGTCACACTCTGCCTCAGATTTACCACTTTTTGCTCACATTGGGCTCCATTTCCCCCACTTTATTCACCTTGGGCTATGTGACCTTCATCCCCTCTCCCCTTGCCTCACAATACCCAATTATTCACCTTCTTCTGCTCTTTACTTCCATCCACTCTCACTGTGCCCAACATTACCTCCATTCACGCACATGCTTTTGCTCATTCACCTGGGCTGATTCCCACTGGGATCTCTGCACATTACTGGAATGCTGCCCCGCATACCTACCCCATCTAATCCCAGTCTGCCTCTTATTCACCTCTGGTCGCTCTCCTCCCTCGTAGTATCCCCACTCAAACAAACTCGACTCGATTCACTTATTCACATTCTACCTTGTAttcatttctgtttcctcttaTTCTGCCCCTTGTGTCCCCCattcttccctctgtgcctcacATGACTTCCATTCACTGCTACTTTCTCCCTAAATTCACCTCTCCTTACTCATATTGTGCCCCATAAACCATCATTCATTTACACTTCAATCCTTAGTACTCATATCAACAAGCACTCTCATGCTTTATCAACCCCATTCACATTCACCACCTTTCATTGCCCCATTCACTCACAGTCCACTCCCTCTTTCACTTTTTGCCACTTAGACGGTGCCTCATTTTCCCATCACTTACTCAGTCTCATCCATAAGCTTAAATTGATTCAAAATTGAAtgcgtagggcttccctggtggtgcagtggttgagagtccgcctgccgatgcaggggacatgggttcgtgccccggtccgggaagatcccacatgccccggagcggctgggcccgtgagccatggccgctgagcctgcgcggcgtccggagcctgtgcttcgcaacgggagaggccacaacagtgagaggcccgcgtaccgcaaaaaaaaaaaaaaaaaaaaaaaaaaaaaaaaaagaatgcgtAGTTATTTCCTCACTCTGTCCCACACTACCCACATTCACTCCACTCTACTGCTCATTCACCTCCCTGCCATCCCGCTTTGTCTCTCCTTGCCCCCATTCATTCCCAATTTGTCCTTCATTCACCATTATTCACcgtcccctgccctccctggtCCCACATGTCTCTGTTTAGTGACACATCTGCCAAGACAGAAAAGTCTGATGTATTGTTCAGGATTCAGTTTGGCTGCACATACCAATACCACCCTAAATACCAATAGCTTCAAGAGGATGGAAGGGGATtcctctcttggaggcagggatTCCTCTCTTGGAGGGCTAGAGTGGCAGCTCCAAGCTCACCAGAGAGCTGGCTGCTCGTATGCTGTAGCTCTGCCAAACTCACCTGCTACCTCATGGTCCAAAATGATTGCTCACAATTGGCAACACTTCCACAGTTTTGAGAAAATGTATCTTAAGAGCAGTTTTAATGACTCACCAGCGAGGTGGGGGTGGCCTTTGGGTTGGAGTGTCACATCGTGCAGATTCTGTGGTGGGACCAGCTACCTGTCAGCTTTCCACACCCCTTCACCTAGCTACCTGCTGCTTAGGCCACTGAATGAGTTTGTACCTGTAGGGACTGATGGTAGAGGATGCCCAGGACAGAGAGTGGGCATCCTAGCTCCACAGCAGAAAATCTGGTTTCACATAGCTTGTGGATATGCACTGTGAACCCTGGGACAGTTTCTGCAGGGCTGTATCACTGGCTCAGAATATTTTTGGAGCTGGAAATCACTGTACCCCAACACCCACCAACCCTATAGGATTTCTCCCTCCACACaggggtgtgtgtatatatatgtgtgtacaagGTGGTGGAGAAGTTATGTTTACAGGGTGGAAGAGGCCAGACTGACAGGGGCCCTAAAGGTCCAGCCCCTCCTATTTTCCACATCCTAATTCATTAAGAGAGTTGACAAGTTTTGTACCCAGGAGGTACAGATCCTTAAGAGAGCAAGAGACCTGAGTTACTTCCCTGCTTTCTCTCTTTGCTTTGTCTGCTAGGAAGCTCCATCTATattcctgccccccccccaaaaaaattcctTGCCTGGTTTTAATGGTTCTGGAATGAACACCCTCAGATATTTTCTGGAAGTTCTGTGGGATACTGAATAAACAAAAGAAGAGTATTATTGGGTAGAAGTTAAGGATCCAATCTTGGAaacctgtgtgactttgggcaagttacttagtctctctgggactcagtttcctcacctaacAAGATGGGTGGGACCACAGGATTGTTCACAGAAAGTGGGGACTATCTGAGGCAGGTCATGTCATGTGcttcacacagtgcctggcccacaggagATACTGAGCTAGGTCTGAGCCTCCATTATCACTTGCTGGGCCTGTTAGCAGGAGCCTCCTTATTGTTCTTCCTGTTTTCGCCCTTGCCCTCTGCAATCTGTCATCCACAAAGCAGCCTGCaggtcatctttttatttttttcttcttattaaaaaaagttttatacatacacacgtctaattttattttaatcatcatcatcagttACACAGCACTTGCTGtgttccaggcattgttctaagccaTTTACAATTATCAGCTCATTTGTCACCACAGTCCTAACGAGGTAGGTGCTGTCATtatcccccattttatagatgaggaaattcagCACAGAGGAGTTGAGTCCTGCCCTAGATTACACAGCTGGTAGGTGGGAGTTTGCAACCAGGCTGTCTCCATcacgtttgtttgtttggttggttctGTTTTCTCTCCTGCAGTATTCCCAATATGTAGAACACTACCTGGCATATGGGAGGTGCTTAAGCAAATTTCTGCGGAGCTCATGTGCTAGGGGTAAAAGACAGGCAATAAACAAGAGTCTAATCTAcgtgtatttttaaagttaatatataATGCTGGATTGCTTCAGACTggtgttttaaaaatctgatccCCCTTAATGGCATCCCATTATGTCAGAATGAGACATGAGCTCTGTCCCTGGCAGAGGAGGCCCTACAGCATCTGGCACCCACTCACTTCTCCCTTGCCCACACCTTCTGTATGCCCAACACACTGACACTGTTTCTGTTCCTCCAACGTGCCAAACCAGGTCCTACTTCAGGGCCTTTTTAACAGCCGCGCCCTCCACCACAAAGCTCTTTGCTTCAAATATTTGTGCGGCCGGCTCCTTTTGACCAGCGTAACTGTCACCCCCGACAAAAGGAGATCGTCCCTGCCCATCCTGAGACAACAACATTGTCAGTCACTACTTAACACATCCCCTTCATcccggtgtgtgtgtgtactaggtggccatttatttattcttcagctTCTTGTTTGTCTGCACACCGTCCTTCAAACGCTAGGCTGTAAACTcccagccttagccactggatgGAGCCAGTGACCTCTCCCTACCTCCTAGCCTTTGTGCATGCTGAGCAATTCCGCCACGCATCCCGACTTCCTATTCAATTACACCTGCAAACCCGATACTGCCCTCCAGGTTCAAGACATGAAATTCCTGCCTGCTAGCATTCTCCTTAATTgggccctttccctccctccataAGGAAACCGATCTTTGGAGTCTTAGGAATGACGGCCTCCGCAAATCAAAGTAAGCACCTGTTCTACACTGCCGCCCTCGAAGGGAAGAGACGCAGTGGGCGCGGCCATCGTTTCAGAGCAGTGACGTCACCGGAGCGGCCATCTCCCCTCTGCGCCTGCGCTGCAGCCCCGTCGCATTCGCGTCCGGCAGGCGGGAGGGGTCCCCATGTTGACTATTGGTGTACGCGGGCTCAAAGCCCCCACTGAGCGTGCGCACACCGGCCGCTACAGCCCTCTGGGCTGCGGAGCCGGAGTTGGTCCCAAAGCGGAAGTGCTTCTTGGGGCCAGTTTTCGTAACGGTCTCCTCTGCAGCGAGCACAAAATCTGTGTCGAGAGAGAGGTTGAGGGGGCGAGTAGTAGGGGTGATGGGCTGAGTGATGGGGAGTTCTGGGGGACGAATGAAGCGGGTGTTGGGGGGGGTCACTGATGTGGGAGGTTGTGGGGTGGACCGAGAGGTCAGCGAATGAGGGTTTGTGGGCTCAATGGTAGACAAAGTTATGGGGCTAGTCGGGGTTGAATGGGGCATATTAAACGTTGACTTTTACACATTTTCCAGCACAGTGACCTGCGCTAAGGGTTCATACGCACCCCTCAAGCTCCTCCTTAGGCGCCCCCGCCTCTCCCTCTGTTCCTCTCCCCTTGCCCGAGCCCCGAGGTAGGGGCCTTGTGTGAATGCTCCAGCTGAAGTGAATCTGCACCCGAAGGCTTCCTTTTGGCTCCTGGGCAAGACGTCCCCAGTGAGGtgaggagaagcaagaagaggCACCAGAGAGAACTCACCTGATTAGGGGCCTCGCGCAGAGCCTGGGGCTTGGGAGGCGTGGGCAGGGTCTGGTGTTGTGGGGtcaggcggggtgggggtggggatggggcttAAAACGCCTGGGAATAATAGTGTTAAAGTTCAGTGGGGTTTTTTGGCATTTAACACGTAAGTAACACATTTGCATTATAGATTGAttagaaaatagagaagaaaataaaaaagaactaattttAGCCCCCTCTGTTTAAATGTTCATTCTTTAGACACTTTTTAGTGTGTATAAGGGatatgcatttttaaacatttaacgTATGGTTTTAAAATGGGTTCCTGAAGTTTGATAACCTGCCTTTGTTTTCATTTAGAAGTTACTGCGATTCAGCTTAAAGATTTAttctgtaacatttaaaaaacttgtaATTTAGATATATGTACAGAAAATACACAGATAATAAGTGTACAGTACCATACAACATTATTTTCAGTAGCTACATAGAATTTAATcccttgtatttccttattaatccCATATCATGGGTCATAGAGGATCGTTTAAGTTTGGCATTGTTAAAGTCAATGCTGAGATGAAGGTacttaaagagaaattatgatacattatttcattaaggaaaatacctagaaatacaATTTCTGAGTCAGTACACAAGTATGTATAGAAGAAAACCTTTTGTGTTAGATGTTCACATGAGGAAAATACTCAAGAATACACAAGTGGTTGTTAAAACCACATGGTCGCCCAAACTTCCACAGAGCAGCTTCATGTGAGGGGATTTCTAGGCCGATAATTCTGGGCACTGGAAGCCTGATGGGGTCTCTCATATGCTCTCCACTTCTCCACTCTTTTAGCTCAGGCTTCACACATCTGTCTTTTCCCAAGAAGAGCAGGAAATGGCCAAAGCCCAGGTAAGGATATTGTgtgttccttcttttattttaccaTGAATGTGATGAGTGATGTAGGAATCtcagacataaaagaaaattatttataaataagcaTTAGAATCAGGGAAAATGAGACAGCAGCAAGGCCAGGTTAGAATGTAGACAAATGACTTAGGGCAACAGACAGTTACGCAGTACAATATTAGTTGAGTTGCAAATTTCTCTTTGAGCCTCTGGCAGCCAGAGGTAGTCTGGCTCACTTTACTCATCAAGGAGAGAACACATCAAGCCCTCAGGGAAGTAAAGATTTCCTGCAATTGCCTTTCAAGACATTTCTTTGCTGAATCTTCGTGTGAATGGTGGAATTGTCGTCAATCACAGCCTAATGATAAATGCAGTCTCTGGTTTCCTGCAGATATTCCTTATAGCATTCTTCAGTGAGCTGGAGACATAATATCTAGATGTAATTTGGGAATGAAATATCTTAGGGAATTTGTTTGTCTTCCAAATGATTTTGCTGAAGTAATTTTCTCAGTTGGACTTTTGATTCTCATTTGGCCAGGGACAAAGTCCTGTAGGCACCCACAGCccaccatcttttttctttcacttaaattttttttatttttaaaattagtgtacTGTAAAATTGATTTTGTTGTTCAGGTCGATAAATGTTAACACCTGTGTAGATTGTTATAACTAATCTATGGGATAGAGAATAGTTTCATCCCGCCAAAGAGCTGCCTCATGCAACCCCTTTTAGTCATATCCTCCCCTCCCTGTAACCTCAGGCAACCACAGACCTGTTCTGTGTCACTAGAGTTTTATCTCTTcaggaatgtcatataaatggtatcatacagtatataactttccttttttcaaattaaacttTCTTTTGCAACAATTGATTGACATGCagttgtaaaaataatacagagagatctttACCCAGTTTGCATCAATGGTAGCATCTTGCAAAATTATAGCACAATGTCACAACCAGGATATTCACATTGATATGGTTAAGACAcagttccatcaccacaaggatcaCTTATGTtac from Lagenorhynchus albirostris chromosome X, mLagAlb1.1, whole genome shotgun sequence includes the following:
- the LOC132513166 gene encoding sperm acrosome-associated protein 5-like, with the protein product MQAWDTMVVTLAMLMPATVDAKIFQRCDLAMKLEEVGLNGFKGYTIGGLLCMAHYESGFDTSFVDHNPDGSSAYGIFQLNSIWWCDSGVTPTQNLCHMECHELFNRHILDDIMCAKQIVSSQNSMNTWDSWSQHYSGHDLSEWLKGCHMYAKPYTTEINS